In Actinomycetota bacterium, the sequence AAAAATAAATTAAACACAGGAAAATCCAGAAATAGAACTTTTTTAGCAAAAAGTATGAATAAATAGTAAAATGTAAAAATAAATTTAATTTACTTAAAAATTATTATTTTTCGAAAGGAGAGAAAATGGCTGCTAATGCATATGTACTTATCAATGCAACTCCTCAGAAGATTGCTGATGTATTAACAAATATAAAAAAATCCCCTGCAGTTAAGAGAGCTAATGCTGTAACTGGACCATACGATATTATTGCTTACATTGAAGCAGAGGATATAAATGAAATTGGAAAGACAGTTGTTTTCCAGATTCAGGGAGTTCAGGGAGTTACAAAAACTCTAACATGTATGGTCGTTGAAGTGTAAAAAATTTTCCATTTTTTAACAAAAAGACAATAAGTTGGTATTCTGATTTGTTTCTTATATTTAAGAGATTAAAAAAATCTTGATATTTATTTATCTTGATAATCTTTACCAACTGATTTCCCACGTTCAAATTTTGTTAATAGATTCAGCTTTTTTTTAATTTCTATGAATTAAATTAGTAATTTCAGCCTATATATTTTATTTCAATTTTAAGCTAAGCTATATTGAGTGTTTATTATTATTTGTACTATTAACAAGATAGGTTAACAGTTTGCTATTCGAAAAATTAATATAATGTAATAAAAGTATTTGTCATTCCTTCGTTTCACTCAGGGTCAGAATAACGAAATAATATTAAGTTTTTAAAAATAATATTAAATTTTAAAAAGTGTAAGGAAATTGATGAAATTAACAGAACAAGATTTACAAAGATATAGTAGACAAATTCTAATAGATGGATTTGGAAAAGAAGGTCAATTAAAACTAAAAAACTCTACTGTTGGTATGTTAGGATGTGGAGGCCTAGGAACAGCAACATCAATTTATTTAGCAGCAGCTGGCATAGGTAGATTAATATTAGCTGATAGTGATAAACCTGATATAACTAATCTTAATAGACAGATAACTCATTATGAATATGATATTAAAAATAAAAGAAATAAAGCAGATTCTACAAAAGAAAAACTTTCAGAGTTTAACTCTGACATAGAAATAGAAACTTATACGAAAAATGTAAATGAAGAAAACATAGAAAAGGTTTTTGAAAAAGCAGATTTGATTGTAGATTGTCTTGATAATTTTGAGGATAGATATATGTTAAATTCATACTGTGTAAGAACTAACAAACCTTTAATACATGCTGCAGTTTATGGTTTTTATGGTCAACTAACAACTATAGTTCCAGAAAAAACAGCATGTTTAAAATGTATT encodes:
- a CDS encoding Lrp/AsnC ligand binding domain-containing protein, whose amino-acid sequence is MAANAYVLINATPQKIADVLTNIKKSPAVKRANAVTGPYDIIAYIEAEDINEIGKTVVFQIQGVQGVTKTLTCMVVEV
- a CDS encoding HesA/MoeB/ThiF family protein, whose product is MKLTEQDLQRYSRQILIDGFGKEGQLKLKNSTVGMLGCGGLGTATSIYLAAAGIGRLILADSDKPDITNLNRQITHYEYDIKNKRNKADSTKEKLSEFNSDIEIETYTKNVNEENIEKVFEKADLIVDCLDNFEDRYMLNSYCVRTNKPLIHAAVYGFYGQLTTIVPEKTACLKCIFPSPPPQIKIFPIIGVTAGLFGILEANEVIKYITGVGKPLFNKMMLIDLSENEVNMIKTERDKNC